The DNA segment CCATGCCTGTGATCATGGATGCGTGGTTCTATAGCGCGGCGCGTCGTCAGGGTAAATGGGTGGGTGGTATTGAGGATACAGAAGACCAAAGGGACATTGGCGGTAATCTCTCCTTCTCTTTTTACGTTAACGATTTTTTGAATGATCACCGCTCAAGTAAGCAGATGCTCGATCAGATGATCAATATCTATAAAGAGGAAGACCTGGAGGGGATTGAAATGATCGAAGAAGCTACAGGCAATGGGGCAGCCAATAATAGCATGCTGCGCCGTAACCGGAAAATGGCATTCCGTATGGACAGCCTGGCGCATATACGCAGTATGTTTTTTGCAGTAGGAGCAGGTCACCTGCCCGGCGATTCCGGTGTCATCAGCTACTTGCGCAGGAAAGGCTATACGGTGCAGCCGGTCAGCTCGTCCAAACGCATTCCTGCTGATACCTGGCACTTTCCTGTAAAAGAAGTGCCTTGGGTAACGGTGACAGCCAGTTCAGGCGCCTTCACCGTTCAGTTGCCTGGCGAGCCACAGGAAACAGGGCTGGTAGATGAGAGCATGGATATGAAAATATATGCTGACATCACCTCCAATATCGTTTACCTGGCAATGAGTGTTGACAAAAAGGACAACCTTGATATTGACAGCATGATGACCCAGGTGGTGAAGAACATGAACAAGAAGGCCCGTGTGGTGGAAAGCCATGATATAAAAAGAGACAGTGTGCGGGGAAAGGAGATCATTGCAAAGAGTGATGAGGCTGTTTTCCGCCTGCAGTGCTTTTACCGTCCACCAATGGCGTATGTAGCCCTCATAACTTCCCCCCTCGATACATTGGTAAGGTCGGCAGATGCAGAACGCTTTTTTAAATCGCTGGTCATGCATAAAAAAGTGAAGTCAGACTATATACCCTGGTCTACCTTTACCGGCGACCGCCACGCGTTTTCGTTGAAGTTCCCGGGAAGACCTGCTGTAAGAAAAGGACCGGGCGATGAGCGCACCATGATCTCAACCCTCTACAGCTCAATCGATACAAAAAACGACATTTTCTTCCAGTGCCTGGTGCAGGATATGAAAAAAGGTTTCTACCTCACCGGCGATACAACTGTGTTCCGACTTTACCTGAATGCGCTGGATAGTAATGAAGCCACCCATTTGCTGAGCAGGCGGATGGACACCCTGCAACAGTACCCGGCTATGTGGCTCGACTTTACGATGACGCGCGATGAAAATACTTACTACAATAAAGTATTGAGCCTGCACCGCGGCAACCGCCTTTATTTTATCATTGCAACCGCCGGTGACAGCCTGAAAGCCCGCCAGCATATCAACAATTATTTCTCTTCCTTCTCCTTCCTGCCGGCAAAAGAAGGGAAATGGTCGCAGCAGGAAGCGCCTGATAACAGCTTTACCACTTGGGCGGCCAGTGCTGTTACCCGCTATGTAGGTCCGGTTGATGAGGAGGAGGAAAACGACAACAGCAAAGAGATATACTTCGAGATCTATGATTCCACAGCACCCTGTACCTATTATGTTAGTAAATCTCCTTACCCCCGTAATTTTTGGGCGGAAAGCGATACGACACTATTGCGGCGCACCGTTGATGATTATGTGGGGTATAGTGACAGCCTGCTGAGCTATACTCCGGTAGCCAATGGCCATCATCGTGGGGTGGAAGTGGTGATCAGGCTGGCCGATAACCACAATGTAAAAAAAGCGCGGCTATTGATCGTAGGTGATACGTTATTCACGATCTATGGTATTGTACCGCCGGCGGTGTTGGCGCTTGATAACAGCCGCCGGCTGTTTACCGGCTTCCGGGTGAATCATACCACACCTCCTACCATCTTTACCAATAAAGCTGCCGCCTTGCTGCAAGCCTTGCAATCGCCGGATTCGGTAGTATTTCAAGAGGCTAAGGCAACATTGAAACTGGTAAATTTTACCAAAGCCGATCTGCCCTTGCTGCACAAAGCGATGCTGGAATGGTACCGGGACTCGGCAGAATACAATGCTGTCAACGGAACGCTTTTCGACTATATAACCATCCTGCGGGATGAAAGTACGCTTACAGTTGTGCAAGAAGTATGGGATAAGCTGCCGGCAGGTAAGGAAAAACTGCGTTACAACCTGCTGGGTTTATTGGGGAGGTATAGAACGGCTGCTTCGGTTTCACTGGCAAAAGACCTGTTATTACGTCATATCCCGCGGGAAGGAAACGCCTGGGAGCTGTTTAGTTCCTTAGAGGATACGCTCGAATTGCTGAAGCCCATTTTCCCTGAATTGCTGCCTTTGCTGAAGGATTCCCTGGCTGCTCCGGAAATAATTACCCTTGCAGCGCGAATGCTGGACAGTAACTACGTAGATGTAAAACTTATAGCCAACTATAAAGGTGAATTGTATCAAATGACTGCCCATGCTTTAAAAATGATACAACAGGTGGAGAACTACAGTTTGTATACCAACTTTGCGCTCATCAGGGTATTGGCCAGATTGAAGGAGCCGGTGGCGAACCAGTGGGTACGTAAATTCCTGCTGCAAGCCAATCTTTCCCTGAAGCAGGTTGCCGTTATCGCCTTATTGGAACATGGCCAGCCGGTAGCGGCAGCGGAACTGCTGAAGCTGGCGGCCGATAACGAACAACGTATTGGCCTGTATGAAGACCTGGTCAAAATTAAAAAAGAAGCATTGTTTCCCAGGCAGTACCTCACAGAGCAGGCTTTTGGGCAAAGCGAACTGCATGATTATGCCTCGGAGGATAATGAAGTGAAGAAAATAACCTTTATTGGCGAACGGGTGGCCCTCTATAAAGGCGTTCGTAAGAAATTCTTTCTCTACAAGGTTGATATGTCGTATGATGATGAAAAGATCATTCATCTCGGCATAGCCGGTCCTTATGGATTAAAACCTGCCAAACCGGTCACAGAAACAAAAGCAACCGGTATCTATTGGGAGCAGGAATACAACCCCGCCAAAATAGATACTTATTTGAAAGCTTACCTGAAAGAACAGGAGCAATATGAAGAGCAATAATAAGCTTGCAGTGTCAGCTTGTCGAAGGGTGGGTCGCCCCTAAGGGCGGCTAACCCTGGTCTAAAGGAGCCTGTCGAAGGCCCTTGCTAAGCAGTGAACATTCCCCCAACGAAAAAGGCCTCCCCCACGGAAGGCCTTTTTTTAATATTGTATGCACCTTTAGAATGCCAACCTGAAACTAAAGAATACCCCAAAACGTTTCACCTTTTCAACAGGCAGGGGCCTTGGCGCCAGGCGCCACACAAAATCAACCCGGAACAGCTTGAAAATATTGTCTACGCCTGTGCCTACTTCCACATAGGTTTTCCCGTTGAGTGATTCAAACTTATAATCTGACCCTGCGGGCATATTATACGCGGCATTTTCTTCGCTGAGGCTGCCTACCAGGGCTTTAGCGGTCCAGAACTGGCGGAACTTTAACTTCCTCGTCAGCGGGATAAAGCGGAACAGGCCATTGCCGAAATTATGCTCTATGTTGATCCCCGCGTACCGGTCATGCAGGTACTCATAGCGGTTCATCAGGTTGAAGGCATACTTATTATAATAATAGATCTCATTACCGGGCGCTACATCCAGCATCATATAAGGAATAGTGCCCCAGGTACGGCCCGCAAACACATTATAATAAAGGGTGCCGAAGGGCGGTATCTTGGAATAATCCGAAATGCTGGCACTCAGCTTATGGTAATCATATTTACCATCCAATACACCGCTTAAACCTCTTGTATAGCGTATTTCAGCAATAGGATAATCACTGCCCAGGCTATAACGGTTAAAAGTGCTTTCCAGGAACTTCTCCAGGTAAGCATAGCGGATGCGGATAGAGGCTTCCGTTGTGCGGATGGATGAATCCCCCTTATCATCTACAAAAAACTTCTTGTAAGGTATATTACGCACCGGGTCAAAATTCTTATGCGAACCGCTGAGGGTAACGGAGAAGCCTGACTTGGTGGAGCCGAAAAGATCAACCTTGGTTTCATCCATCATCAGGAACTTGATGGGCACGCCATTCTTGCGGATGGCAAGGGCAAAAATGTTATCCTGGCTGATCTCATCATAATATTGCTGGCCGCGGTCAAAGTCGTGCCGGTGCAGGATGGAGATATAGGTACGCGGATTCTTATTGATCAGGTACATGGCATCCATCTGGTACTTGAACTCCTGATCCTTGAAACCGTAGGCAAGATATCCGTGAAACAGGAATTTCTTGCTGAAATGGCGGTTGGTAGCCAGGTCAAAACGGGTCCTGAACCCTTCCTGTACGTTGGCCGTGGCCCAGTTGAACCAGGGACCGATCTCATAATTGCCAATATTCAAATACCCGGTGGCTAAGAAATTGAGCGTGCGCGTAACTCTTTTGAAAGCCGGCATCTTCAGCAGGGTGTCAATCGTTTGGTAGATGGCCTTTTCACTTTTATTGAGCTCTTCATGGCGCGACTCTACCCAGAAGGAATCGGGCGCCTGCTGGGCGGTTGGCGGTAATATCGTCTCTTCAATCAGCTTATTCTTGCCGAGCTCATCAATGACCGACTGGTCATTGACCACGATGTTTTTATAGGTCGTGCTTTTCCTGCCAATGGCCGAAAGGGTTTTTTCGCCGGTCAGCGACATATCCACCACGAACTTATCACGCGTGAGGAACCAGGTGGTATCATTGATCAGGGTAAACTCCTGTATCAGGCTCAGTTTGTCTACAAAATTGATATTGGCATCCTTGGAAAGCCGGAGGTTCATCTTCTGGATCGCCCAGGTGGTATCATGGGCCCAGCAATCGCCTTCAAAAGTATTTTCGCCTTGGCGTTTAGGGGTAAATGACATATGTATCAGGCGGCGGCCATTTACATACTGGGTATCCAGCACCCGGTAACGGTAATAATTATCACCGTTATCACTGATGGGACTTA comes from the Paraflavitalea devenefica genome and includes:
- a CDS encoding TraB/GumN family protein, whose translation is MKRFLLYAQLALLLTALYPLALSAQQNKDKNSLLWRISGNGLSKPSWLYGTIHLVDKRVFNFGDSLYAALEACEGYAMELVPDSMATFYLNDTRDGKTLKQVVDAKTFDRLKKKLKEQFDKKPEEVTVKEFKAYFTKKINNPNNKDAMPVIMDAWFYSAARRQGKWVGGIEDTEDQRDIGGNLSFSFYVNDFLNDHRSSKQMLDQMINIYKEEDLEGIEMIEEATGNGAANNSMLRRNRKMAFRMDSLAHIRSMFFAVGAGHLPGDSGVISYLRRKGYTVQPVSSSKRIPADTWHFPVKEVPWVTVTASSGAFTVQLPGEPQETGLVDESMDMKIYADITSNIVYLAMSVDKKDNLDIDSMMTQVVKNMNKKARVVESHDIKRDSVRGKEIIAKSDEAVFRLQCFYRPPMAYVALITSPLDTLVRSADAERFFKSLVMHKKVKSDYIPWSTFTGDRHAFSLKFPGRPAVRKGPGDERTMISTLYSSIDTKNDIFFQCLVQDMKKGFYLTGDTTVFRLYLNALDSNEATHLLSRRMDTLQQYPAMWLDFTMTRDENTYYNKVLSLHRGNRLYFIIATAGDSLKARQHINNYFSSFSFLPAKEGKWSQQEAPDNSFTTWAASAVTRYVGPVDEEEENDNSKEIYFEIYDSTAPCTYYVSKSPYPRNFWAESDTTLLRRTVDDYVGYSDSLLSYTPVANGHHRGVEVVIRLADNHNVKKARLLIVGDTLFTIYGIVPPAVLALDNSRRLFTGFRVNHTTPPTIFTNKAAALLQALQSPDSVVFQEAKATLKLVNFTKADLPLLHKAMLEWYRDSAEYNAVNGTLFDYITILRDESTLTVVQEVWDKLPAGKEKLRYNLLGLLGRYRTAASVSLAKDLLLRHIPREGNAWELFSSLEDTLELLKPIFPELLPLLKDSLAAPEIITLAARMLDSNYVDVKLIANYKGELYQMTAHALKMIQQVENYSLYTNFALIRVLARLKEPVANQWVRKFLLQANLSLKQVAVIALLEHGQPVAAAELLKLAADNEQRIGLYEDLVKIKKEALFPRQYLTEQAFGQSELHDYASEDNEVKKITFIGERVALYKGVRKKFFLYKVDMSYDDEKIIHLGIAGPYGLKPAKPVTETKATGIYWEQEYNPAKIDTYLKAYLKEQEQYEEQ
- a CDS encoding DUF5686 family protein, coding for MKQILFSIARLCFFLLLLQTAQGQTKILRGIIKDAHSDERIPFASMQFQVAGTGKLSDSAGAFTFRFDQWPTDTIKITYVGYQDFFLAIDSNLAKKAQNNVIDITILLERGKFTSEVVVRQKIDRGLLMWKRIVRHKARNDRYRFSNFSYELYNKLEVDIKNIKKEKWQNLPFIKRFNFVLNNIDTTEEGKTFLPVYLTEAISDYYYQKSPRKRREVFKGIKTMGINNESVSRFLGGMDQNINFYSNFIPVFDKLFVSPISDNGDNYYRYRVLDTQYVNGRRLIHMSFTPKRQGENTFEGDCWAHDTTWAIQKMNLRLSKDANINFVDKLSLIQEFTLINDTTWFLTRDKFVVDMSLTGEKTLSAIGRKSTTYKNIVVNDQSVIDELGKNKLIEETILPPTAQQAPDSFWVESRHEELNKSEKAIYQTIDTLLKMPAFKRVTRTLNFLATGYLNIGNYEIGPWFNWATANVQEGFRTRFDLATNRHFSKKFLFHGYLAYGFKDQEFKYQMDAMYLINKNPRTYISILHRHDFDRGQQYYDEISQDNIFALAIRKNGVPIKFLMMDETKVDLFGSTKSGFSVTLSGSHKNFDPVRNIPYKKFFVDDKGDSSIRTTEASIRIRYAYLEKFLESTFNRYSLGSDYPIAEIRYTRGLSGVLDGKYDYHKLSASISDYSKIPPFGTLYYNVFAGRTWGTIPYMMLDVAPGNEIYYYNKYAFNLMNRYEYLHDRYAGINIEHNFGNGLFRFIPLTRKLKFRQFWTAKALVGSLSEENAAYNMPAGSDYKFESLNGKTYVEVGTGVDNIFKLFRVDFVWRLAPRPLPVEKVKRFGVFFSFRLAF